Proteins from a single region of Corynebacterium pseudogenitalium:
- the hypF gene encoding carbamoyltransferase HypF, whose protein sequence is MGAQSRVRVFLEGIVQGVGMRPHVARIAQRFGLTGLVGNNERGVFIEFQGDATALHNAQKTLIDELPPLAHILDSQTSPLPLVYGETGFRIVESEHVEGEKTLISPDMTTCEACLADIDDQDNRRYHYPFTTCTHCGPRLSIITSLPYDRATTTMSAFPMCPQCEEEYTNPDDRRFHAQPISCPHCGPTLWCTDANGAVLAETRTDALALDPGKFDELVLKVQNAWESGAVVAVKGIGGFHLMCAAENEEAVEKLRERKRRPDKPLAVMVPNLDAAKSIATLSKEAEDLLASPSHPIVSVPLHEGALCEGIAPGLREVGLMLPYSPLHHLLVDRPVVATSGNLSGEPLCVTNEEALRKLTHLADMFVLHDREIYVPVEDSVYVDTTLVRRSRGLAPIPMLLDTERKPTVLAVGGELKNTATLAVGRYAHVSSHVGDMGSWDAQRHFEKMVKQLCSIQGAQPDVVVCDMHPGYQTSMWAQRYADQRDVELIEVQHHHAHALSLLAEHQRLSTPAVVAALDGTGYGTDGTIWGGEILHVADDGNAERLWHLPPFSLVGGDKAVRNPWRIARGLAHSWQLEGLSVPPEVDLDELRLVDSQLSSGFGTTATTSMGRLFDAFASILQVQQSVSYEAQAAMELEALAGKSRLSSAEALDAIEDIRSFPHLAQWVINATLDGTRLFEDIARIAHAGIATLVARSLIDAAQEEATEVIGITGGCAVNRILMTDILQVFRHQRPSLTVLTHKKVPATDGGLSLGQAAAGRLWSR, encoded by the coding sequence ATGGGAGCACAGAGCAGAGTCCGCGTCTTTCTCGAAGGCATTGTCCAGGGGGTGGGAATGCGTCCGCACGTCGCGCGAATCGCACAACGCTTCGGCCTTACTGGACTTGTCGGCAACAACGAGCGCGGAGTCTTTATCGAGTTTCAGGGCGACGCAACAGCACTCCACAATGCGCAGAAGACGCTTATCGACGAGCTCCCGCCTCTCGCCCACATTTTGGATAGCCAAACGTCTCCACTCCCACTCGTATACGGCGAAACGGGGTTTCGGATTGTCGAGTCAGAACATGTCGAGGGAGAAAAGACACTCATCTCCCCTGACATGACAACGTGTGAAGCCTGCCTAGCCGATATTGATGATCAAGACAACCGGCGCTACCACTACCCATTCACCACTTGCACACACTGCGGGCCACGTCTCTCCATCATTACTTCGCTCCCCTACGACCGCGCGACTACCACCATGAGCGCATTCCCTATGTGTCCACAATGCGAGGAAGAATACACGAACCCAGACGACCGGCGGTTTCACGCGCAACCAATAAGCTGCCCACATTGCGGCCCTACTTTGTGGTGTACGGATGCCAACGGTGCCGTCCTCGCCGAAACGCGAACGGATGCGCTTGCATTGGACCCCGGCAAATTCGACGAGCTCGTGCTCAAGGTTCAAAACGCCTGGGAATCTGGTGCGGTCGTCGCGGTCAAAGGGATTGGTGGCTTTCACCTGATGTGCGCGGCGGAAAACGAAGAGGCCGTCGAAAAGCTGAGGGAGCGCAAGCGTCGACCCGACAAGCCTCTCGCGGTGATGGTGCCAAATCTCGACGCCGCCAAATCCATTGCAACACTCAGTAAAGAAGCGGAGGATCTTTTGGCATCGCCGTCACATCCGATCGTGTCTGTTCCGCTTCACGAAGGAGCACTCTGCGAAGGTATTGCGCCTGGTTTGAGGGAAGTAGGCCTCATGCTTCCGTATTCACCACTGCACCATCTGTTGGTTGACCGACCTGTGGTAGCTACCTCGGGCAATCTCAGCGGCGAGCCTTTATGCGTCACTAATGAAGAGGCACTTCGGAAACTTACGCACCTCGCGGACATGTTTGTGCTCCACGATCGTGAGATTTATGTGCCCGTGGAAGACTCGGTCTACGTCGATACGACGCTTGTTCGGAGGTCTCGCGGACTGGCGCCGATTCCAATGCTGCTCGACACTGAGCGAAAGCCAACTGTCCTAGCGGTAGGGGGCGAACTCAAGAACACGGCGACTCTGGCCGTTGGGCGGTACGCACACGTCTCCTCGCATGTAGGCGATATGGGGTCATGGGATGCCCAGCGGCACTTTGAGAAAATGGTAAAGCAGCTCTGCTCAATACAAGGCGCACAACCCGACGTTGTTGTGTGCGACATGCACCCTGGTTACCAAACTTCGATGTGGGCGCAGCGTTACGCTGACCAGCGTGACGTCGAGCTCATTGAGGTCCAGCATCACCACGCACATGCACTGTCACTGTTGGCTGAGCATCAGCGGCTATCGACGCCCGCCGTCGTTGCAGCTCTCGACGGCACCGGTTACGGAACGGACGGCACCATTTGGGGTGGCGAAATACTTCATGTAGCCGACGATGGCAACGCCGAGCGGCTCTGGCACCTACCACCTTTTTCCCTCGTCGGTGGCGATAAAGCGGTGCGAAATCCGTGGCGGATTGCGCGCGGTCTCGCGCATAGCTGGCAACTCGAAGGCCTCAGCGTGCCTCCTGAGGTTGATCTAGACGAGTTGCGATTAGTCGACTCTCAGCTCAGCAGCGGGTTCGGCACCACTGCAACAACTTCGATGGGACGACTCTTCGATGCGTTCGCATCGATACTTCAGGTCCAACAATCGGTGAGCTACGAAGCGCAAGCAGCGATGGAGCTTGAGGCTCTCGCAGGCAAGTCTCGCCTTTCGTCGGCAGAAGCGCTTGACGCAATCGAAGACATTCGATCGTTCCCGCATCTTGCACAATGGGTGATCAACGCAACCCTAGATGGAACACGCCTCTTCGAAGACATTGCCCGGATTGCACACGCAGGCATAGCGACACTCGTTGCTCGCTCGCTTATTGACGCCGCCCAAGAAGAAGCTACCGAGGTCATTGGCATCACGGGGGGCTGCGCCGTCAACCGCATTTTGATGACCGACATCTTGCAAGTATTCCGGCACCAACGCCCATCATTGACAGTGCTAACGCATAAAAAAGTGCCCGCCACTGATGGCGGGCTCAGCCTCGGCCAGGCGGCCGCAGGAAGGCTCTGGTCGCGGTAG
- a CDS encoding hydrogenase maturation nickel metallochaperone HypA, with protein sequence MHEVALSHQLASAVQRAARGRTVLSVHLRIGALRQVVPESLEYAWGFVTKGSPMEKSELRIDWVPAEIECSNGHRRILDPNEYLDVRCQECNAPTSVITGEEFAVVDIDVTSDR encoded by the coding sequence GTGCATGAAGTTGCATTAAGTCATCAGTTAGCGTCAGCAGTTCAGCGCGCAGCGCGCGGACGAACGGTGCTGTCGGTGCACCTCCGAATCGGTGCGCTGCGACAAGTCGTGCCGGAATCACTCGAGTATGCCTGGGGGTTCGTCACAAAGGGGAGCCCCATGGAAAAGTCGGAGCTGCGGATCGACTGGGTTCCAGCCGAGATCGAGTGCAGCAACGGGCATCGAAGAATACTCGACCCCAATGAGTATCTCGACGTCCGATGCCAGGAATGCAACGCTCCCACGAGTGTGATTACGGGCGAGGAATTCGCTGTCGTAGACATTGATGTGACATCTGACCGTTAA
- the hypB gene encoding hydrogenase nickel incorporation protein HypB has translation MGRFHRHDDGTVHSHDHSYDHTHHHEHDHLHVGVDAEHSEHGDHTGYDTGRERIAVLEDIFTENDVKAAANRSAFEEHGVVCINVMSSPGAGKTTLLRKTLEALADKIRFGIVEGDIETALDAERLENLGAQVSLLNTGNGFGGECHLDAPMVAHALKGLNLDDVDMVLIENVGNLVCPAEFEVGEHHKVMVASVTEGEDKPLKYPVMFRSVEVVVVNKVDLLPYLNFDLDLFKENLEKVNPGVKVILTSATTGEGLDEWNEWLMSQSGVDF, from the coding sequence ATGGGACGTTTCCACCGCCACGACGACGGGACTGTTCACAGCCACGATCATTCGTATGATCACACGCACCACCACGAACACGATCACCTCCACGTGGGAGTAGATGCGGAGCACTCTGAGCACGGAGACCACACTGGGTATGACACTGGACGTGAACGCATCGCGGTGCTTGAGGATATTTTCACGGAAAACGATGTAAAAGCGGCCGCAAACCGTTCCGCGTTTGAAGAGCACGGCGTGGTTTGCATCAACGTGATGAGCTCCCCGGGAGCAGGAAAGACGACGCTGCTGCGTAAAACCTTGGAAGCGCTCGCGGACAAAATCCGTTTCGGGATTGTAGAAGGTGACATCGAAACTGCGTTAGACGCAGAGCGCTTGGAAAACCTCGGCGCACAGGTAAGTCTGCTCAATACCGGGAACGGGTTTGGGGGCGAGTGCCACCTCGATGCTCCGATGGTTGCGCATGCTTTAAAGGGGCTCAACCTCGATGATGTCGATATGGTGCTGATTGAAAATGTTGGCAACCTAGTGTGTCCGGCTGAATTTGAAGTTGGAGAGCATCATAAGGTAATGGTTGCCTCAGTTACCGAGGGGGAGGATAAGCCGCTGAAGTACCCGGTCATGTTCCGGAGTGTCGAAGTGGTCGTCGTAAACAAGGTTGACCTGCTGCCTTACCTGAATTTCGATCTCGATCTGTTCAAGGAAAATCTTGAGAAGGTGAATCCTGGAGTGAAGGTAATCCTTACCTCAGCTACAACGGGGGAAGGATTAGACGAGTGGAATGAGTGGCTTATGTCCCAATCGGGGGTAGATTTCTAG
- a CDS encoding hydrogenase small subunit, which produces MLLQDTWQSGTLWENLSKKGVKRRDFLKMCSSMAAVFAVGAPLASRANAEETEVIAEALGDVKKPMVAWLQLQECTGCMESVLRSGSSTVEDLVLNQLSMNYNELVMAASGHAAEQALEEMNKEPHILVVNGSVPTGAGGAYCQIGGKSAEQVLREAAENATVILSVGACAVYGSVQAARPNPTGAVGVDEIIKDKPVINVAGCPPIGEVITATITYLLTHGEPPKVDAEGRPLFAYDQRIHDSCPKRPHFDAGQFVRTFDDEGARNGWCLYEVGCKGPSTFSPCPIIQWNLKSGWPIGAGHPCIGCTEKDFFDRFTPFYEELPNVRAFGQEASAGKIGLGLIGVAAAGTAVHGALSVVKEVGIRRKSGEVQPLAAFGEEDGPEDISALMAEGDQAFATTTDTDGHHRPNPSA; this is translated from the coding sequence ATGCTTCTACAAGACACTTGGCAGAGTGGAACGCTTTGGGAAAACCTGTCGAAGAAGGGGGTGAAGCGTCGAGACTTCCTTAAAATGTGCAGCTCTATGGCTGCAGTGTTTGCAGTGGGTGCGCCGCTTGCCTCACGCGCCAACGCTGAAGAGACTGAGGTAATTGCCGAGGCACTCGGTGATGTAAAGAAGCCAATGGTTGCTTGGCTTCAGCTACAGGAGTGCACCGGCTGTATGGAGTCGGTGCTTCGTTCCGGTTCCTCCACAGTTGAGGACCTCGTCTTGAACCAGCTGTCGATGAACTACAACGAGCTCGTGATGGCTGCATCAGGGCACGCAGCCGAGCAGGCACTGGAAGAGATGAACAAGGAACCGCACATTCTGGTGGTCAACGGCTCTGTTCCAACTGGTGCAGGTGGCGCATACTGCCAGATCGGCGGCAAGAGCGCCGAGCAAGTTCTCCGCGAAGCCGCAGAGAACGCAACCGTAATCCTTTCCGTAGGTGCATGTGCAGTGTATGGCTCAGTACAGGCTGCTCGTCCAAACCCGACCGGGGCAGTGGGTGTTGACGAAATTATCAAGGATAAGCCAGTCATCAACGTGGCTGGTTGCCCGCCTATCGGTGAAGTTATCACCGCAACAATCACCTACCTGCTGACCCACGGTGAGCCACCAAAGGTGGATGCAGAGGGTCGTCCACTCTTTGCGTACGATCAGCGCATTCACGATTCCTGTCCGAAGCGTCCACACTTCGATGCGGGCCAGTTCGTGCGCACGTTTGATGACGAAGGCGCTCGTAATGGCTGGTGCCTCTATGAAGTTGGTTGCAAGGGCCCATCGACCTTCTCGCCATGCCCGATCATCCAATGGAACCTCAAGTCCGGCTGGCCGATCGGCGCTGGTCACCCGTGCATCGGTTGTACGGAAAAGGACTTCTTTGACCGGTTTACTCCGTTCTACGAGGAACTGCCGAATGTTCGTGCATTCGGTCAAGAAGCTTCCGCTGGCAAGATTGGCCTCGGCCTCATTGGTGTCGCCGCCGCTGGTACCGCAGTCCATGGCGCACTCAGCGTAGTCAAGGAGGTTGGCATCCGTCGCAAGAGTGGCGAAGTTCAGCCTCTTGCGGCCTTTGGCGAAGAAGACGGTCCCGAGGATATCTCGGCACTTATGGCAGAGGGTGATCAGGCGTTCGCGACCACCACCGATACTGATGGACACCACCGACCCAACCCATCCGCGTAA